A genomic segment from Nicotiana sylvestris chromosome 1, ASM39365v2, whole genome shotgun sequence encodes:
- the LOC104249017 gene encoding uncharacterized protein, translating to MNSQEIQQSSNSIQIQNVEISIQNLIKIWDKRQRWHFFVMNPKQEPTKQQWRNNLTKFLESIPVRLFTIVLLIIDLVFTSLELSSSLISCPKNGNTKGQEKEEVWYHWAGITILGLLFLKSIGLVVGLGRSFFRRPGYLLDGIVVMVALFLEAYLEKKGGGLLVVVSLWRIVRVVESAFELSDEAIEAQIEEIVCQFEGLKEDNKRLMDCVVEKNKEIEKLKEELDQYKNQDKESKD from the exons ATGAATTCTCAAGAAATCCAACAATCTTCAAATTCTATACAAATCCAAAATGTTGAGATATCAATACAAAACCTCATCAAAATCTGGGATAAAAGGCAAAGATGGCATTTCTTTGTAATGAATCCAAAACAAGAACCAACCAAACAACAATGGCGAAATAATTTAACCAAGTTTTTAGAATCTATACCTGTTAGACTTTTCACTATTGTCTTGCTTATAATCGATCTTGTTTTCACAAGTCTTGAGCTCTCTTCCTCTTTGATTTCCTGCCCGAAAAATGGGAACACAAAAGGTCAAGAAAAAGAAGAGGTTTGGTACCATTGGGCAG GTATAACGATCTTGGGATTGTTATTTCTGAAAAGTATAGGCCTTGTTGTAGGTCTAGGACGATCGTTTTTTCGAAGACCGGGGTACTTGCTAGATGGCATAGTGGTAATGGTGGCATTATTTTTGGAAGCTTATTTGGAAAAAAAAGGTGGAGGATTACTTGTTGTAGTTAGTCTATGGAGAATTGTTAGGGTTGTGGAAAGTGCATTTGAATTAAGTGATGAGGCAATTGAAGCACAAATTGAAGAAATTGTTTGCCAATTTGAAGGATTGAAAGAAGACAATAAAAGATTGATGGATTGTGTAGTtgaaaaaaataaggaaattgaGAAGCTTAAAGAAGAGTTGGATCAGTATAAAAATCAGGACAAAGAATCAAAGGACTAA